Proteins from a genomic interval of Liolophura sinensis isolate JHLJ2023 chromosome 3, CUHK_Ljap_v2, whole genome shotgun sequence:
- the LOC135463305 gene encoding uncharacterized protein LOC135463305, whose translation MVRVSTSKSGDLGSNPGLLKFCMTQCQEGLKSETKTTMSRSSKKNGYKSPAKSPTSLTESQMEEQIKEAKLQCKNLIKNYSPKTHRHNDEVKTSITRLNKIYNVFKPLPPETATKCRRAIGLFFVDNDLVPILCEIVIDYLKTGWLDAEGKQDVSLFSTMHEAVLILVNYSDSSVEISDCEADVPGFFECVGEQLKNLHVKLSTGKPATLLDQRMTGTLLDISNNTSNADKGRKKLRELGFMQILKPFLQLKDEGLKLTAFVCLATLVDEKESGMLHGSVSLVSFLLNVLSKALKHPTRRNHGWSARELTQAVTKLARSDVNKKLLVKEGALPLLLELCNAQNKEEQREAVNALWALSFDDENKELIIQEPGMMKRLMELGKSSDADVKKSALGIMWILRYNLRDKKDYHELGKNLIGKRLKTSKSPSKEPDSGDFQHVMISYQWDSQDVLLKVRDQLRTQGYNIWMDVDCMEGSTLQAMADAVENSAAVLMCMSRKYKDSPNCRAEAEYAFQRRVPIIPLLMEDGYKADGWLGILLGSKLFFDFSGRYSFESRFDSLIKALGVKGQTGEQGVKVTSQSDTSKGQDTADSAAGKIIPVVKSKILSVAPPVSEEKAKVVKLWGNKEITSWLKSNKLDRSSMSTLSGKQLVFLRNLKGESPETFYGLLQKNLALTSIEDLMNFVDALTELL comes from the exons atggttagagtgtccacgtcaaagtcgggagacctaggatcaaacccgggtctg ctgAAGTTCTGTATGACTCAGTGCCAGGAGGGACTGAAAAGTGAAACCAAAACCACGATGTCCAGGTCCAGTAAAAAGAATGGATATAAAAGTCCTGCCAAATCACCAACATCTCTCACTGAGAGTCAAATGGAGGAACAGATCAAGGAAGCCAAACTCCAGTGcaagaatttgataaaaaaCTACTCACCTAAAACTCACAGACATAATGATGAAGTCAAAACCAGCATAACCAGGTTgaataaaatttacaatgttttCAAACCTCTGCCACCAGAAACAGCCACTAAATGCCGTCGTGCAATCGGGCTGTTTTTCGTCGACAACGATTTGGTGCCCATCCTTTGTGAGATTGTTATAGATTACCTGAAGACTGGCTGGTTAGATGCAGAAGGCAAGCAGGATGTCAGTCTTTTCAGCACCATGCACGAAGCTGTGTTGATATTGGTGAACTATTCCGACAGTTCTGTAGAGATCTCTGATTGCGAAGCTGATGTGCCTGGCTTCTTTGAATGTGTCGGTGAACAGCTGAAGAATCTCCATGTCAAGCTCTCAACGGGAAAGCCTGCCACACTG tTGGACCAAAGGATGACTGGTACGTTACTTGATATTTCCAACAACACCAGTAATGCAGACAAAGGCAGAAAAAAGCTTCGAGAGCTTGGCTTCATGCAAATTCTTAAGCCATTTCTACAGTTGAAAGACGAGGGGCTAAAACTCACTGCATTTGTGTGTCTGGCCACTTTGGTGGATGAGAAGGAAAGCGGTATGTTACATGGCAGTGTGAGTCTGGTCAGCTTCCTGCTGAACGTTCTAAGCAAAGCGCTGAAACATCCGACACGAAGAAATCATGGCTGGTCTGCCAGAGAGCTGACACAAG CTGTTACCAAACTTGCCCGAAGTGACGTCAACAAGAAACTGTTGGTGAAGGAGGGTGCTCTCCCTTTGCTCCTGGAACTCTGTAATGCACAAAATAAAGAAGAACAAAGAG AGGCTGTGAATGCCTTGTGGGCCCTGTCATTTGATGATGAGAACAAGGAATTGATCATTCAGGAGCCTGGAATGATGAAGAGACTGATGGAGCTTGGCAAGTCGTCGGACGCAGACGTCAAGAAATCTGCACTGGGTATTATGTGGATATTAAGATATAATCTGAGAGACAAGAAGGATTATCATGAATTAG gTAAAAACCTCATAGGGAAGAGGCTAAAGACATCTAAATCTCCCAGCAAAGAACCTGATAGTGGGGATTTTCAGCATGTAATGATCAGTTACCAATGGGACTCTCAGGACGTGTTACTGAAGGTACGAGACCAGCTAAGGACACAAGGCTACAATATCTGGATGGACGTAGACTGTATGGAAGGCTCAACACTTCAGGCTATGGCCGATGCTGTGGAGAACTCAGCTGCTGTGCTCATGTGTATGTCACGCAAGTACAAGGACAGCCCCAACTGTAGAGCAG AGGCTGAATACGCATTTCAGCGGCGAGTACCAATAATTCCTCTGCTGATGGAGGACGGGTATAAAGCAGACGGATGGCTGGGCATTTTACTTGGATCAAAGCTCTTCTTTGATTTCAGTGGTCGTTACAGTTTTGAGAGTCGATTTGACAGCTTGATAAAAGCACTGGGGGTCAAAGGTCAGACTGGAGAGCAAGGGGTCAAAGTCACGAGCCAATCAGATACGAGCAAGGGACAGGACACTGCAGATAGTGCG gcAGGTAAAATTATTCCAGTGgtgaaaagtaaaattttatcgGTGGCGCCCCCTGTGAGTGAAGAAAAGGCGAAAGTAGTTAAACTTTGGGGAAACAAAGAAATCACGTCTTggctcaaatcaaataaacttgaCAG ATCATCAATGTCTACTTTGTCTGGAAAGCAGCTTGTCTTTCTGAGGAACCTTAAAGGAGAG tctCCAGAAACCTTTTACGGATTGTTACAAAAGAACTTGGCTTTGACGTCAATAGAAGACCTGATGAACTTTGTGGATGCTTTGACGGAACTCTTGtaa